One genomic window of Methyloceanibacter sp. wino2 includes the following:
- a CDS encoding site-specific integrase — protein MAADKRKFSDTFLRSLQSAPTGLRVEFMDTVVPGFGVRLTDKGRKTFILLARYPGSNNPTRRKLGEYPSLSLEKARKKARDWIDLIKDGKDPRNEEEAQRRAEQRKRDDRFEGVVEAYVSRVLPSQRRGDIVAREMRREFCGRWTGRPISSIERRDVIEAISEVVERGATYQAHNLFGHLRSFFNWCIEAGDYGLEHSPCDRIRPNKLIGERKSRQRVLTDAELRAFWIATGEIGYPFGPLYRLLLLTGARKSEIGEARERELDRVKKALVIPPERFKSDATHIVPLTDEAMKVIDGLPVFEKPNFLFSTSFGVRPVSGFANAKERLDRLMAAELGRPLDPWRNHDLRRTMRTQLAALRVSDTIAEMVIGHGRRGLQRVYDQHSYEREMREALELWADRLHEIVTTSA, from the coding sequence ATGGCCGCCGACAAGCGCAAATTCTCGGATACGTTCCTTCGCAGTCTGCAATCTGCCCCGACAGGCCTGCGCGTTGAATTTATGGATACGGTTGTTCCCGGTTTCGGTGTGAGGCTGACCGACAAGGGACGCAAGACCTTCATCCTCTTGGCGCGTTATCCCGGCAGCAACAACCCGACGCGTCGCAAGCTCGGCGAATACCCATCACTCAGCTTGGAGAAGGCACGGAAGAAGGCTCGGGACTGGATCGACCTCATCAAGGACGGGAAAGACCCGCGAAATGAGGAGGAGGCTCAGCGACGCGCGGAACAGCGCAAGCGTGATGATAGGTTTGAAGGGGTTGTCGAAGCGTACGTCAGTCGCGTTCTTCCCTCGCAGCGACGTGGAGACATTGTCGCGAGGGAAATGCGTCGGGAGTTCTGTGGCCGTTGGACTGGACGACCGATTAGCTCCATCGAGCGGCGTGATGTCATCGAAGCAATTAGCGAGGTCGTCGAGCGGGGTGCGACCTACCAAGCCCACAATCTATTCGGACATCTTCGTTCGTTCTTTAATTGGTGCATCGAAGCGGGCGATTACGGGCTTGAGCACTCGCCCTGTGATCGCATCCGACCGAACAAGTTGATAGGTGAACGCAAGTCACGCCAGCGGGTGTTGACTGACGCCGAACTCCGAGCCTTCTGGATCGCAACCGGCGAGATCGGTTATCCGTTCGGTCCACTCTATAGACTGCTGCTTCTCACTGGCGCTCGTAAGAGCGAAATCGGAGAGGCGCGCGAACGCGAACTGGATAGGGTGAAGAAGGCGCTAGTTATCCCTCCCGAGCGCTTCAAATCAGACGCCACTCATATCGTCCCGCTGACTGACGAGGCCATGAAAGTGATCGATGGTCTCCCGGTCTTTGAGAAACCTAATTTTCTCTTCAGCACTTCGTTTGGGGTGCGACCCGTCTCGGGCTTCGCGAATGCGAAGGAGCGCCTAGATCGGCTGATGGCTGCCGAGTTAGGACGCCCACTGGACCCATGGCGAAACCATGATCTTAGGCGAACCATGCGAACCCAACTGGCTGCGCTGCGGGTCTCGGACACTATCGCGGAGATGGTAATTGGCCATGGCCGCAGGGGTCTTCAACGCGTTTACGATCAGCACAGCTACGAACGAGAGATGCGCGAGGCCCTTGAGCTTTGGGCCGACCGCTTGCACGAGATTGTGACGACTTCAGCGTGA
- a CDS encoding AlpA family transcriptional regulator: MKTVSEGQAQLKLLGWDGLVAKGITASKPTIYRQIKQDKFPKPVYLGKSPTWLEHEIDGHIRKRMSERDVEAA, encoded by the coding sequence ATGAAGACAGTTTCAGAAGGCCAAGCGCAGCTCAAATTGCTGGGCTGGGATGGTTTAGTCGCAAAAGGCATCACTGCCAGCAAGCCAACGATTTACCGCCAGATCAAACAGGACAAGTTCCCGAAGCCGGTTTATCTCGGCAAGTCACCTACGTGGCTAGAGCACGAGATTGACGGGCACATACGTAAACGGATGTCCGAGCGTGACGTGGAGGCTGCATAG
- a CDS encoding nucleotidyl transferase AbiEii/AbiGii toxin family protein translates to MSAESEGDNEVVVDIAEWVEKAKSDPEAYLERQATEVFLTALGIAEPFSHQIFLKGGILMGVVYQSPRQTGDIDFTTIMEPTPEIGDQISNALDAAFPRAAAELGYPDLLCAVQTSKYRPAMEKFPTAEAPALLLKIGYARRGSPQERHFQQGRAINTLDVDISFREPVRAIQIVKFTGSSGRVHAYSLFDLIAEKLRALLQQELRNRFRRQDIYDLDALLNKFALDDDEKQKLHETLLEKCAARKINPNEQSLSQPEIVRRAKQEWDTLGQELAEVPDFDDCFSRVDAFYRSLPWKRD, encoded by the coding sequence ATGTCGGCTGAAAGTGAAGGCGACAACGAAGTCGTCGTAGATATCGCCGAGTGGGTTGAAAAAGCAAAGTCGGACCCGGAGGCCTACCTAGAACGTCAGGCTACAGAGGTTTTTCTGACGGCCTTAGGAATTGCCGAGCCATTCAGCCATCAGATATTTCTTAAGGGCGGCATTCTGATGGGCGTTGTCTACCAAAGCCCGCGCCAAACGGGTGATATTGATTTCACCACCATCATGGAGCCAACCCCTGAGATTGGCGACCAAATCAGCAATGCACTCGACGCCGCCTTTCCGCGCGCGGCTGCTGAACTTGGCTATCCCGATCTCCTGTGTGCAGTGCAGACATCGAAGTATCGTCCGGCTATGGAGAAGTTCCCGACTGCTGAAGCACCCGCACTGTTGCTGAAGATTGGCTATGCACGACGAGGGTCCCCGCAGGAACGCCATTTCCAACAGGGACGTGCGATAAACACCCTCGACGTTGATATCAGTTTTCGAGAGCCTGTCAGAGCAATCCAGATTGTCAAGTTCACGGGCTCGTCTGGTCGAGTTCACGCATATTCTCTTTTCGACCTCATTGCGGAGAAGCTCCGGGCGCTGTTGCAGCAAGAACTCAGGAACCGCTTCAGACGGCAAGACATCTACGATCTAGATGCGCTTCTGAATAAATTTGCTCTGGACGACGACGAGAAGCAAAAGCTGCATGAAACGCTCTTGGAGAAGTGCGCTGCAAGAAAGATAAACCCCAACGAACAATCGCTGTCGCAGCCTGAAATAGTCAGGCGAGCCAAGCAGGAATGGGACACACTCGGCCAGGAGCTGGCTGAAGTACCCGACTTCGACGACTGCTTCTCACGCGTCGACGCCTTCTACCGGTCTTTGCCTTGGAAACGCGATTAG
- a CDS encoding GIY-YIG nuclease family protein has protein sequence MLKLTDDQLRSLGRHKLPVDSVLDARGMRTSDWKIELKRQNKSLALVDSPCQKGHAARLRLSSGHCVECSPQGVAHWKRHQVPGFVYVAVSRKLRLVKIGIAQLASERADALIKDEYGGADDWQLIYRRKFDKAGWVEAKAQTSLAEYSSPRTYTRKHHGKSVTARELFSCDYSKAIGSVESLCEHALGDAWEPADLARIVARLEAP, from the coding sequence ATGCTCAAGCTAACCGATGATCAGTTGCGCAGCTTGGGCAGACACAAATTGCCCGTCGATAGTGTGCTTGATGCGCGGGGAATGCGCACTTCGGACTGGAAGATTGAACTGAAGCGCCAGAATAAGTCGTTGGCGCTTGTGGACAGCCCGTGCCAGAAGGGTCATGCAGCCCGGCTTCGTCTAAGCTCCGGTCATTGTGTGGAATGTTCCCCCCAAGGCGTAGCCCATTGGAAGAGGCACCAGGTGCCTGGCTTTGTCTACGTTGCTGTGTCTCGCAAACTGAGGCTTGTCAAAATTGGGATCGCTCAGCTCGCCAGCGAACGCGCGGATGCCCTGATCAAGGATGAGTATGGCGGCGCGGATGACTGGCAACTGATCTATCGACGCAAATTCGACAAAGCGGGCTGGGTTGAGGCGAAGGCGCAAACATCTCTTGCAGAGTACAGCAGTCCCCGGACGTATACCCGCAAGCATCACGGGAAATCGGTGACGGCAAGAGAGCTATTTAGTTGCGACTACAGCAAAGCCATCGGCTCGGTAGAAAGTCTTTGCGAGCATGCGTTGGGTGACGCTTGGGAACCAGCAGATTTGGCGCGCATCGTGGCTCGCCTAGAAGCACCCTAG
- a CDS encoding recombinase family protein, whose amino-acid sequence MLLYLEIKLQLCDYPIELKQVMSKQMKPAVAYLRTSSATNVGADKDSDKRQRAAIEAFAERAGFQIVDEYYDRAVSGADLVDQRPGFAEMLQRLASNGAKTIIVESPDRFARDLAVQLAGHDMLRDLGIAIIPASAPDFFTEDTPTAVLVRQVLGAIAQFEKASVVAKLAAARKRKRQSEGRCEGRKPLQETHPEVVALARKLRRKRPKAGRMSLRAISKELAACGYVNERGRPYAAKSVASMLA is encoded by the coding sequence GTGTTACTTTATCTTGAGATTAAATTACAACTATGCGACTATCCCATTGAACTTAAGCAGGTAATGTCGAAACAAATGAAACCCGCAGTTGCCTATTTGCGCACTTCGAGCGCGACGAATGTCGGCGCAGACAAGGACAGCGACAAACGTCAACGGGCCGCCATCGAGGCATTTGCTGAGCGGGCTGGCTTCCAGATCGTGGACGAGTACTACGACCGCGCGGTCAGCGGTGCCGATTTGGTGGACCAACGACCCGGCTTCGCTGAGATGCTCCAGCGATTGGCATCGAACGGGGCTAAGACAATCATTGTAGAGAGCCCCGACCGTTTTGCGCGTGATCTCGCGGTGCAGCTCGCCGGTCACGACATGCTACGAGACCTCGGGATTGCGATCATCCCCGCGTCGGCCCCAGACTTCTTCACGGAGGATACGCCAACTGCTGTTTTGGTGCGTCAGGTGCTTGGAGCTATTGCGCAGTTCGAGAAGGCAAGCGTCGTGGCGAAGCTCGCCGCCGCGCGGAAGCGCAAGCGGCAGAGCGAGGGGCGATGCGAGGGACGCAAACCTCTGCAGGAGACGCATCCCGAAGTTGTCGCCCTTGCGCGCAAGCTCCGCAGGAAGCGTCCGAAGGCCGGGCGGATGTCGTTGCGGGCAATCTCTAAGGAGCTGGCAGCGTGCGGCTATGTCAATGAGCGGGGACGCCCCTATGCTGCCAAATCAGTCGCCAGCATGCTGGCCTAG
- a CDS encoding YecA family protein translates to MTIIIGICTSQAVQMFSDMRLSWNGEVRDDETVKACFFESGVARVIFGYTGLAEWKTNDPDTSFNTLAWLTGEISECLGRTTSINDLLRELRERASNTFNSHPALTQLAPERRRLSVVFLGYEYPQQNGPEEGRPFSAVLSNFEDVASEVRHDTAQSEFFLHVRPCDESGAQQLLLLGVQVVSDSRKAELTALIKEGKPPKALAGKALQIVAEASDNPRARGAVGPNTMEATLWPIRQKPPQSIYHSATGGDKIHLLGMVEPNGWAIARIQLVTQDKFPGRPNRNAPCPCGSGVKYKRCHGRTH, encoded by the coding sequence ATGACAATCATTATCGGGATTTGTACTTCGCAAGCCGTCCAAATGTTCTCAGACATGCGGCTTTCTTGGAACGGGGAGGTTCGTGACGATGAAACCGTCAAAGCATGTTTCTTCGAGTCTGGAGTCGCTCGTGTAATTTTCGGCTATACCGGGTTGGCAGAATGGAAGACCAATGATCCCGACACGTCATTCAATACTCTAGCGTGGCTGACAGGCGAAATATCCGAGTGTCTGGGACGCACCACGTCGATAAATGATTTGCTTCGTGAGCTTCGGGAACGCGCTTCAAACACATTCAATTCTCATCCCGCGTTGACGCAGCTTGCGCCTGAAAGACGCAGGCTGAGCGTCGTCTTCCTTGGTTATGAGTATCCTCAGCAAAACGGACCAGAGGAAGGTCGTCCTTTCTCCGCAGTTCTCTCAAATTTTGAAGATGTGGCCTCTGAGGTAAGGCACGACACTGCGCAGAGTGAATTTTTTCTGCATGTCAGGCCGTGTGATGAATCTGGTGCGCAGCAACTGTTGCTTCTCGGAGTCCAGGTGGTCTCTGACAGCAGGAAGGCGGAGCTAACTGCGCTGATCAAGGAAGGGAAACCGCCCAAAGCTCTGGCGGGGAAAGCTCTTCAAATAGTGGCGGAGGCGTCTGACAATCCCCGTGCGCGCGGTGCAGTTGGGCCAAACACCATGGAAGCGACCTTGTGGCCGATACGGCAGAAGCCACCTCAGTCTATTTATCACTCTGCGACCGGAGGCGATAAGATTCATCTTTTAGGAATGGTCGAGCCCAATGGTTGGGCCATCGCCCGTATTCAGTTGGTTACTCAGGACAAATTTCCCGGGCGACCGAATAGGAATGCGCCTTGTCCATGTGGAAGTGGAGTGAAGTATAAGCGCTGCCATGGTCGCACTCATTAA
- a CDS encoding N-6 DNA methylase, whose translation MYENAFNKIERDLRAEDGIANELDYVEQTSWVLFLKYLHDLETERRDRAELDGEDYTPIIDGEFRWDKWAAPTKDGEFDHNAARIGNDLIKFVDQELFPYLASFRQSATSPQTIQYKIGEVFTELRNKFRSGYILRDVLEAVDGLSFNTQAERHELSQLYETRIRRMGNAGRNGGEYYTPRPLIRAMIKVVDPKIGETIYDGAVGSAGFLCEAYDYLRTDEISASEYETLQTKTFLGQEKKGLAYIIGIMNMVLHGIEAPNLIHSNTLNENVMDIQEKDRHDIILANPPFGGGERREVQQNFPIRTGETAYLFLQHFIRKLKAGGRAAVVIKNTFLSNTDNASIALRKELLEAAELHTILDCPQGTFQGAGVKTVVLFFEKGARTRDIWYYQLNPGRSLGKTSPLNDDDLTEFVELQRTRATGPHSWVVNRADLDEESYDLSVKNPNAPEAELLRSPEEVIADMLARDAETAQILEDIRRTL comes from the coding sequence TTGTACGAGAACGCATTCAACAAAATCGAGCGAGACCTGCGGGCCGAGGATGGCATCGCCAATGAGCTGGATTACGTCGAACAGACCTCTTGGGTCCTGTTCCTAAAATATCTACACGACCTCGAAACGGAACGTCGCGATCGCGCGGAGCTCGATGGCGAAGATTACACTCCGATCATTGACGGCGAGTTCCGCTGGGATAAGTGGGCAGCCCCTACAAAGGATGGCGAATTCGATCACAACGCGGCACGGATCGGGAATGACCTGATAAAGTTTGTTGATCAGGAGCTGTTCCCGTACCTTGCGTCATTCCGGCAGTCTGCCACAAGCCCGCAGACGATCCAGTACAAGATCGGTGAGGTTTTTACAGAGCTGCGAAACAAGTTTCGCTCTGGCTACATTCTGCGCGATGTCCTCGAAGCCGTGGACGGCCTGTCTTTCAACACCCAGGCTGAGCGCCACGAGCTGTCCCAGCTTTACGAAACGCGCATCCGCCGCATGGGCAACGCGGGCCGCAACGGCGGCGAATACTACACGCCCCGCCCGCTCATCCGCGCCATGATCAAAGTCGTCGATCCAAAAATTGGTGAGACGATTTATGACGGAGCAGTCGGCTCTGCGGGCTTCCTCTGTGAGGCCTATGACTACTTGCGCACCGACGAGATCTCCGCGTCCGAATACGAGACCCTGCAAACCAAAACCTTCCTCGGTCAGGAAAAGAAGGGCCTCGCCTACATTATCGGGATCATGAATATGGTCCTGCACGGGATCGAAGCGCCGAACCTGATCCATTCCAATACGCTCAATGAGAACGTGATGGATATTCAGGAAAAGGACCGCCACGACATCATCCTCGCCAATCCTCCATTCGGTGGCGGCGAACGGCGCGAGGTGCAGCAGAACTTCCCGATCCGCACGGGCGAGACAGCCTATCTGTTCCTGCAACACTTCATTCGCAAGCTGAAGGCAGGCGGACGCGCCGCCGTGGTGATCAAGAACACCTTCCTCAGCAACACCGACAACGCCTCCATCGCACTGCGCAAAGAACTTCTGGAGGCTGCTGAACTGCACACGATCCTCGATTGCCCGCAAGGCACGTTCCAGGGCGCTGGTGTGAAGACCGTGGTGCTGTTCTTTGAGAAAGGCGCAAGAACTCGGGACATCTGGTACTACCAGCTCAATCCTGGCCGCAGCCTTGGGAAGACCAGCCCGTTGAATGACGACGATCTGACGGAGTTTGTCGAGCTACAACGCACCCGCGCAACGGGGCCGCACAGCTGGGTCGTCAATCGTGCCGATTTGGACGAGGAGAGCTACGATCTGTCGGTTAAGAACCCCAACGCGCCTGAGGCCGAGCTCCTGCGCAGCCCCGAGGAGGTCATCGCTGACATGCTGGCGCGGGATGCCGAGACGGCACAAATCCTCGAAGATATTCGGAGGACGCTTTGA
- a CDS encoding restriction endonuclease subunit S, giving the protein MRAAVEASWAVKPLGELCRIELGSTPARKSAAMWDPGRKTENVWLSIADLPHSLHAVVTDSKEYVSDLAAESMRVIPRGTLLVSFKLTLGRLAYAGRDLFSNEAIASLLEIDEQRISKEFLYWALTAFDWDKAAEGDQKVKGKTLNKAKLKKIPIPFPALEEQRRIVAVLDEAFEGLARARAHAEANLKNSRELFSASLRSLFSDNSEHWPLRNIADVCSNFGRGKSKHRPRNDPRLYGGDMPFIQTGDLSRADHFLSDFTQTYSPAGIAQSRVWPKGTVCVAIVGATIGESAILEFEACFPDSIIGMIPHPEKADPEFLEFLLQFVKADLKEAGKGSARDNINLRTFSDRLFPIPNLELQFSAVEKISSLNKASRELAGLYSEKLHDIDDLRQCLLQRAFAAELA; this is encoded by the coding sequence TTGAGGGCTGCGGTAGAAGCTTCGTGGGCGGTCAAACCGCTGGGTGAACTGTGCCGCATTGAGCTTGGCAGCACTCCTGCACGAAAGAGTGCGGCAATGTGGGACCCAGGCCGGAAGACAGAAAACGTCTGGCTGTCAATCGCCGATCTTCCGCACAGCCTTCACGCCGTTGTGACAGACAGCAAAGAGTACGTTTCTGACCTAGCCGCCGAGAGCATGCGAGTGATCCCTCGGGGAACCCTCTTGGTCAGCTTCAAGCTGACTTTGGGAAGGCTTGCGTACGCTGGCCGCGACCTTTTTTCAAACGAGGCTATAGCCTCGCTTCTCGAAATCGATGAACAGCGAATTTCAAAGGAGTTCCTATATTGGGCCCTGACTGCGTTTGACTGGGACAAGGCTGCTGAAGGTGATCAGAAAGTTAAGGGAAAGACGTTAAACAAAGCAAAGCTCAAGAAGATACCGATCCCGTTTCCTGCACTCGAAGAACAGCGACGGATTGTTGCTGTGCTGGATGAGGCCTTCGAGGGCCTGGCCCGCGCGCGTGCCCATGCAGAGGCCAACCTCAAAAATTCGCGTGAGTTGTTCTCCGCGTCGTTGCGCTCGCTATTCTCGGATAACAGTGAGCATTGGCCTTTACGAAACATCGCGGATGTTTGCTCCAATTTCGGTAGGGGCAAGTCGAAGCATCGCCCGCGCAACGACCCCCGTCTTTATGGCGGCGATATGCCATTTATCCAGACAGGGGACTTGAGCCGCGCCGATCACTTTCTTAGTGACTTTACACAGACCTATTCCCCTGCAGGCATAGCTCAAAGCCGTGTTTGGCCCAAAGGGACTGTCTGCGTCGCGATAGTTGGTGCAACAATCGGCGAGAGTGCAATTTTAGAATTTGAAGCATGCTTTCCCGACAGCATAATCGGAATGATCCCTCATCCCGAGAAGGCCGATCCGGAGTTTCTCGAGTTTCTGCTGCAATTCGTCAAGGCGGATCTAAAGGAAGCTGGCAAGGGCAGTGCCCGAGACAATATTAACCTGCGAACCTTCAGTGATCGGCTGTTCCCGATACCGAACTTGGAACTGCAATTTTCCGCAGTTGAAAAGATTTCAAGTTTAAATAAGGCGTCGAGGGAATTGGCAGGGCTGTACTCCGAAAAGCTCCATGACATCGACGATCTCCGGCAATGTCTTTTGCAAAGAGCCTTTGCGGCCGAGTTGGCATGA
- the hsdR gene encoding EcoAI/FtnUII family type I restriction enzme subunit R, producing MHDETEADTRAERIDPVLAAAGWGKNGSRVRREVICPGRIQSGGTRGKGLSADYVLIHKDQKLAVLEAKRAGVSHRNGVGQAKDYATRLGSRYAYASNGLNWYQIDMASGAEGDMDLPFPTPNELWDRTFADHNDWRERFGAVDFETDGGKWELRYYQHKAITAALEAVAKGDHRILLTLATGTGKTSIAFQIAWKLFQSKWNLSGEPVRRPRILFLADRNILADQAYNAFSAFPNDAVTRIDPGTIRKNGGKPPKNASLFFTIFQTFMTGESEPVYMQYPPDFFDFIVIDECHRGGAKDESEWRQLLEYFEPAAQLGLTATPKRKHNADTYAYFGEPVYTYALRDGIEDGFLTPFKVRQLASTIDEYVYDGSDELISGDIEEGEAFTEGDFNTRIIIEERELSRVKEFMSQIDQRQKTIVFCATQDHAALVRDLINQVKHSTHPHYCHRVTADDGAVGEQHLRDFQDNDKTIPTILTTSQKLSTGVDARNIRHIVLMRPIRSMIEFKQIIGRGTRTYEGKDFFTIWDFVKAHENFNDPEWDGEPLEPEPPGEPHPPIGGPEPEPGDPGEPGEDGPEEPPREKIVVKLSDGSLRRIAYIASTTYWSPEGKPISAMEFLERLFGDLSGLVADEDQLRAMWSDPDNREHFLQQLSDRGYDKDRLDDIRRLVDAADSDLFDVLSYILFTTEPKTRHQRAEQVRKDGVADADGEMKALLLAILAAYEERGEAELATNKLGTFMTARYGSVSEGKERLGGLDMVRDAFRAMQTTLYSG from the coding sequence ATTCACGATGAAACCGAAGCCGACACTCGCGCCGAGCGCATAGACCCCGTCCTTGCGGCGGCTGGCTGGGGTAAGAACGGCTCTAGGGTCCGTCGTGAAGTTATCTGCCCTGGGCGCATCCAATCAGGCGGCACACGTGGTAAAGGGTTGTCCGCTGATTACGTCCTGATCCACAAAGACCAGAAGCTTGCAGTGCTGGAAGCCAAGCGCGCAGGCGTCAGTCATCGCAACGGGGTTGGTCAGGCCAAGGACTACGCCACCCGTCTGGGCTCGCGCTATGCTTACGCCTCCAACGGGCTGAACTGGTATCAGATCGACATGGCCAGCGGGGCCGAGGGCGATATGGACTTGCCCTTCCCGACGCCCAACGAGCTTTGGGACCGGACCTTTGCCGATCACAACGATTGGCGCGAGCGTTTTGGTGCCGTGGATTTTGAAACTGATGGCGGCAAGTGGGAGCTGCGCTACTACCAACACAAGGCCATCACGGCAGCACTTGAGGCCGTAGCCAAGGGCGACCACCGTATCCTGCTGACGCTCGCGACTGGCACTGGAAAGACATCCATTGCGTTTCAGATCGCGTGGAAGCTGTTCCAGTCCAAGTGGAACCTCTCTGGCGAACCGGTTCGCCGTCCCCGTATCTTGTTCCTGGCCGACCGCAACATTCTCGCTGACCAGGCCTACAACGCTTTTTCCGCCTTTCCGAACGATGCGGTAACAAGGATTGACCCTGGCACAATCAGGAAGAATGGCGGCAAGCCGCCTAAGAACGCGAGCCTATTCTTTACGATCTTCCAGACCTTCATGACCGGCGAAAGTGAACCGGTCTATATGCAGTACCCACCCGATTTCTTCGATTTTATTGTGATCGACGAATGCCACCGCGGCGGGGCCAAGGACGAAAGCGAGTGGCGTCAATTACTCGAATACTTTGAGCCAGCCGCGCAACTTGGCCTGACCGCCACGCCCAAGCGCAAGCACAACGCCGACACCTACGCCTATTTCGGCGAGCCCGTATACACCTACGCTCTGCGAGATGGCATCGAGGATGGCTTCCTCACGCCTTTCAAAGTACGTCAGTTGGCCAGCACCATCGACGAATATGTCTATGATGGCAGCGACGAGCTGATTTCGGGTGACATTGAAGAAGGCGAGGCCTTCACGGAAGGCGATTTCAACACGCGGATCATAATCGAAGAACGCGAGCTCAGCCGCGTGAAGGAATTCATGAGTCAGATCGACCAGCGTCAGAAGACGATAGTTTTCTGTGCTACGCAGGACCATGCAGCGTTAGTGCGAGACCTCATCAATCAGGTGAAGCACAGCACTCACCCGCACTATTGTCACCGCGTTACTGCTGATGATGGCGCAGTGGGCGAGCAGCACCTTCGCGATTTTCAGGATAATGACAAGACAATCCCCACGATCCTGACGACCTCCCAAAAGCTATCAACGGGCGTGGATGCGCGGAACATTCGCCACATTGTGTTGATGCGCCCCATCCGTTCAATGATCGAGTTCAAGCAAATCATCGGACGCGGCACGCGTACCTATGAAGGCAAAGATTTTTTCACCATCTGGGACTTCGTGAAGGCGCACGAAAACTTCAACGATCCTGAGTGGGACGGCGAGCCGCTGGAGCCCGAACCGCCGGGAGAACCACACCCACCCATTGGGGGACCTGAGCCCGAACCAGGCGACCCAGGCGAACCGGGCGAAGATGGCCCCGAGGAGCCGCCGCGCGAGAAGATTGTCGTAAAGTTGTCGGACGGCAGTTTACGGCGCATCGCCTACATCGCTTCCACGACATACTGGAGTCCCGAAGGCAAACCGATTTCGGCTATGGAGTTTCTTGAGCGGCTCTTCGGCGATCTATCTGGGTTGGTCGCGGACGAAGACCAACTTCGCGCGATGTGGAGTGATCCAGACAACCGTGAGCATTTCCTACAGCAACTGTCAGATCGCGGGTATGATAAGGACAGGCTCGACGACATTCGTCGGCTTGTAGATGCTGCGGACAGCGACCTCTTTGACGTGCTTAGCTACATCTTGTTCACAACTGAACCTAAGACGCGACATCAGCGAGCAGAACAGGTTCGTAAGGATGGCGTCGCCGACGCGGATGGAGAAATGAAGGCGCTGCTTCTGGCCATCCTGGCGGCATATGAGGAGCGCGGCGAAGCGGAACTGGCCACCAACAAACTCGGCACATTCATGACGGCACGCTACGGCAGTGTCAGTGAGGGCAAGGAGAGATTAGGTGGGCTAGACATGGTAAGGGACGCGTTTCGAGCAATGCAGACGACCCTCTATTCAGGTTGA
- a CDS encoding HAD-IA family hydrolase, whose amino-acid sequence MFEGATIVFDLDGTLVDTAPDLTNALNHALQLHGHRTVEPALVREAVGRGAPAMIYEALGIETGTEAILADFLIHYEANIAVESRPFPGAVALLERLADRGARLAVCTNKRARLANLLLEALELDHHFAAIAGRDTFETSKPHPGHLLDAIAAVGGDPARAVMVGDSAVDIEAAQRAGIPSILVTFGYSPPSPDGPHPSAAIDSFDALESQAEILLKRLTDHDPTRS is encoded by the coding sequence ATGTTCGAGGGTGCGACAATTGTTTTCGATCTCGACGGCACGCTGGTCGACACCGCGCCGGACCTCACGAATGCCCTCAACCACGCCCTGCAACTGCATGGACACCGGACCGTGGAGCCCGCGCTCGTCCGCGAGGCGGTGGGACGCGGCGCGCCGGCCATGATCTACGAGGCGCTGGGGATCGAGACCGGCACGGAGGCGATCCTCGCGGACTTCCTCATCCACTACGAGGCCAATATCGCGGTGGAGAGCCGCCCCTTCCCCGGCGCCGTGGCGCTGCTGGAGCGCCTCGCGGACCGCGGCGCGCGCCTTGCCGTCTGCACCAACAAGCGGGCGCGCCTCGCCAATCTTCTCCTCGAAGCGCTGGAACTCGATCATCATTTCGCAGCAATCGCGGGCCGCGATACGTTCGAGACTTCCAAGCCCCACCCGGGTCACCTTCTGGACGCCATCGCCGCCGTGGGCGGCGATCCGGCCCGCGCCGTCATGGTGGGCGACAGCGCCGTCGACATTGAGGCTGCGCAGCGCGCCGGAATTCCCTCGATCCTGGTCACGTTCGGCTATTCCCCTCCGTCGCCGGACGGTCCCCACCCCAGCGCCGCAATCGACAGCTTCGACGCCTTGGAATCCCAGGCCGAAATCCTGCTCAAACGCTTGACAGACCACGACCCGACCCGTTCCTAA